In Microbulbifer sp. THAF38, the sequence TAAAGGGTTCCTCCAACAGCCATATGGCCATCATCGCCCGCGCCATGGGGCTGCCGGCAATCATGGGTGTGCAGGAACTGCCCTATGAGACTATCGACGGCGTCGATATGGTGGTTGACGGCTACCGCGGTGACCTGCATATCCATCCCGGTACTGAACTTAAGCGCCGTTACGATGAGATAGTCGCAGAGGAGGAACAGCTCGCCCACAGTCTGGACCATCTGGCCGAACTGCCTGCTGAGACCGCCGATGGGCACCGTGTGCGGCTGCTGGTCAATACCGGACTGATGGCCGATGTCACTCGCTCTCTCGAGCGCGGTGCCGAAGGCGTCGGCCTATTCCGCACCGAAGTCCCCTTTCTCTTGCGCGACCGTTTTCCCTCCGAAGAGGAACAGCGGGAAATCTACCGGGAACAACTGGAAGCCTTCGCCCCCATGCCAGTCACCATGCGCACCCTCGATGTGGGCGGCGACAAGGCACTGGCGTACTTTCCCATTGAGGAGACCAACCCTTTCCTGGGCTGGCGCGGAATTCGCGTAACCCTGGACCACCCGGAAATCTTCCTGGCACAGGTGCGCGCCATGATGAAGGCCAGCCAGGGGCTCGACAACTTGCGCATCATGCTGCCCATGATCAGCGGACTCAATGAACTCGAAGCCGCACGCAAACTGATTGAGCGGGCCTACCGGGAACTCCTGGAGGAAGATTATGAAATTGAGATGCCACCGCTCGGGGTCATGGTGGAGGTACCCTCGGCCATCTACCAAATTCGCGAACTGGCCGAGCGGGCCGACTTTATCTCGGTGGGCAGCAACGACCTGACCCAGTACCTGCTGGCCGTTGACCGCAACAACAGCCGCGTCGCCAATATCTATCACGCTTTGCATCCTGCAGTGTTGCGCGCCCTACAGGAGATTGTCAGCACCGCGCATGCGGAAGGCACCAGAGTCGGCATCTGTGGAGAACTGGCCGGAGAACCAGGCGGCGCCCTACTGTTGGTGGCCATGGGCTATGACGCACTATCGATGAACGCCACCAATCTACCGCGGGTAAAGGCAACCTTGCGTGCGGTACGCCAGGCGGACACCAAGTTACTTCTGCAACAGGTGATCCAGATGGAGTGTGCAGAAGAAATCGAAAACACAGTAGGCGCGTTTCTGCATAAGATCGGCCTGAAAGGCATTCTTCACCCAGCGAGCGCCGAATAACTTCCCACCAAAAACAAAAAACCGCTGCGAATGACAGCGGTTTTTTTACTCATCGAGCTTGAGAACTTAGTCCTCAGACTCCGAGCGATAGGTATCGGCATCCAGCATATTGTCCAGCTCGCTCACATCGCTGGGCTTAATGCGGAAGAACCAGCCGTCGTCGTAAGGAGAGGAGTTTACGGTTTCTGGAGACTCTTCCAGAGTTTCATTCACCTCTACGACCTCACCGGATACCGGGGAGTAGATATCGCTGGCAGCCTTTACAGACTCAACCACACCGGCTTCGTCGCCGGCAGCCAGGGTGCTGCCTACTTCAGGCGTTTCAACATAGACCACGTCACCCAATGCGTCCTGGGCATGGTCACTGATGCCGATAGTAACAGTGCCGTCCTCTTCCAATCGCGCCCACTCGTGGCTGGAGAGGTATTTCAATTCGTTGCGGATTTCGCTCATGCTGTGATCCCTTGATTAAGCATCTGAATATATTGTCTTAATGGCGCCTACACCTTTGGTGCGACGCTTAAATAACCGATTTGCCGTTGCGCACAAAGCAGGGCTTAACCACCTTGACCGGCTGCAGTTTCTTGCGGATTTCCACTTCGGCGGTATCGCCGACACTGGCCGGTACCCGCGCCAGGGCGATGGAGTAACCCAGGGTTGGCGAGAAGGTTCCGCTGGTGATGATACCGCGCTCGTCGCTACCGTCTACCATCACATACTGCCCGCCGCGCAGGACGCCGCGCTCCTCCAGAACCAGGCCGACCAGCTTATGTTCGATGCCCTTGGCCTTCTCTTCTTCCAGTACCGCACGGCCGATAAAGTTGCGGCTCTCCGGCGCCCAAGCGACAGTCCAGGCCATATTGGCGATGAGAGGAGAGGTCTCCTCGTCCATTTCATGACCGTAGAGATTCATACCCGCCTCGAGGCGCAGAGTATCGCGCGCGCCCAGGCCGCAAGGTGCAACACCGGCCTCGTCCAAAGCGCGCCAGAAACCGCTGGCGTCTTCGCCGGGCAGCATAATTTCCAGGCCGTCCTCGCCGGTGTAACCAGTGCGCGCCACAAACCATTCGCCGCGGGCCACGCTCTGGAACACTTTCAACGCATCGATCGCTGCAGTCCAGTCGATGCCAAGAACTTCTTTGGTCTTGCTGAGGGCATTGGGGCCTTGAATGGCAATCATCGCCAACTGGGGGCGCTCGGTGAGCGTCACCTCAAAAGATTCCGCCTGCTTATTCATCCAGGCCAGATCTTTCTCACGGGTTGCGCAGTTCACTACTACTCGGTAACCGGGATCGCGCAGATACACGATCAGGTCGTCGATGACACCGCCCTTTTCATTCAGCATGCCGGTGTAAAGTGCCTTGCCGGGATTGCCGTCGAGCTTGGCCACATCGTTGGCCAGCAGGTAACGCAGGTAGTCGCGGGCACCCGCGCCATCGACATCGACCACGGTCATGTGGGAGACATCAAACATCCCCGCATCGGTGCGCACCTTATTGTGCTCATCCAGCTGCGAACCATAGTGCAGCGGCATATCCCATCCACCGAAATCCACCATTTTGCCGCCCATAGCGACATGTGTGTCATACAGAGGCGTTCTGTTTCCCATTTTAAATTCTCAGTCCGTCAGGTTCCGAAGCGGCGTATTCTAGCGGCTTGGGTACAGGCCTTGCCAGCGGGCTATGCACTGCGACATATCTGCACAGAAGCCTAGCAGCCACCGGAATCAAAACCTGTGCAGCATGCCGGTGACCGTCAAAGATTCCGCCGGGGCTAGCAGCGGTATAAAAGTGCGATCCAGGAAGCGCTGAATTCATTCCTCGCGCCCCTGTCGACCTTCGCGGCCTTCCTCCCCTTCTCCAGCTTCCTCTGTATCCTGCTCCTGCTGGGCCGACTCATCCACCTTGAGCCCATGCCTCTTTGAGCGCCAGCGCCACAGGCGTTTGGCCAACTCCTGGCGATCGGGGGTTTTATCCGCTTCATCGACAATCTCCTCGCCGAGCAATGTCTCGAGAAGATCTTCCAGGGTGAGTACCCCCTCCAAGCCGCCATATTCATCCAACACCGCGCTGATCTGTACCCGACGCGACAGCATTTTCTGGAACGCCTGATAGATGGTTGCCGTCTCCGGCAACATCAGCATTTCGCGGCGAAACTCGGAAAGTTTGCGATCGCCCTCCCCTTTTGCGTAGGCGAGTAGAAGTTCCTGCTTGAGCACAAAACCCACCACGCAGTCCTGATCGCGGTTTTCATATACCGGGATACGGGAAAAGCGCCCCCTCTCTGCCTCTTCGTAAACCTCGGCCAGGGTGGCATCTTCAGGCAGGGAGAAAACCACGGTGCGCGGCGTCATCACCTCGCGCACCGAGTGATCGCGCAAGGTAAAAAACAGGTTGCGCAGAATGCTGGACTCGCGCTGCTCCAGCTGACCCTCGGCCTCCCCGATCTCCGCCATAATCGCAAACTCATCGCGGCTGAAGCCCGTAAGGGTGGGACCGTGCGATAAGCCCCGTGTCAGCCACTCGGACATCTTCACGAAGGGATAGAGGAACCACACCAGTCCGCGCAGCGCATAAGCGGTAAATGGAGCCAGCTGGCGCCAGTAAACCGCCCCCAGGGTCTTAGGAATAATTTCGGAGAAAACCAAAATCAACAACGTGAGGATTGCGGAGGCAATGCCCAGATACTGATTGCCGAAAACCGCTGCGGCCTGGGCACCGGCGCCAGCGGCACCGGCGGTGTGGGCAATGGTATTCAGGGTAAGAATCGCGGCCAGGGGCGCATTGATGTCCCCCTTTAGCCTGCGCAGCAGAGGTCCCGCCTTATGTCCTTCCCGCTCAAGCAGCCTCACATAGGGCGTGGTGACACTGAGAATGACCGACTCGGCAATCGAACACAAAAAGGAAAAGCCGAGAGCGATAAAAATATAGGTAATTAAGAGAAACATATGTCCCTGGTTACAGCAGAATTAGAGCTGAATTCTTGCGCACTGTCGGTGAGACAACAAGTCTAAAATCAGGTAATAATCCCAAACACAAATCTATCTGGATGCGTGAAATCTGAGCGGACACCAGTTTTATTAAGTTGCGGGAAGAGTAGGCTTTATAAGAAAAGGGTTATCTCACTTTCCCTTCACCCAATATCCGCTCTGCATAGCGTCTCACCTCCCGTGCTGGCAGAGGCCCTCCATGCCCCAGGTAAAAGGTCTCTTGCCCCTTATCGAGCAAATGTAGTAACTGCCTGGCGACTTCCACAGGGTTTTCCTCAAAAGGAGGCTGGCGCGCCTTGCCGGTCAGCATAATGCCACCGAGGAAAATTCCCGAAGCCACCAGGTCGCCAACCAGTGCGCGCTTGTCGCTGAGGGTGATAGATATAGAGCCTTGGGTATGACCCGGTGTTGAAAAAACAACACCGCTTATTCCGAATTCAGAAAGGTCAAAAACCTCCTGGTCTTTAAGCAGAATATCCGGAGTAAATTGATCGTAGGGGCGCAGCGGCATTCCCGATTTCAGCAGCAACCGGCCAAACCAGCCGGTAGCACAATAGGTCATCGCCTTTTCCTGCTGAAAATAGGCCAGGTCTCCCCGATGGGCAAGGATTGGAGCGGCACATAATTGCTGCAGTTTTCCGGCACTGCCAGCGTGATCTGCATGAGCATGGGTAACAACAATCAGATCAATATCTTTAAAGGAGAGCCCCAGCCGCGACAGAGATCGTCCTATTTTTTCCTCGGAGCCAGGCACCCCGGAGTCCACCAATATTTTGCTGTCTGAGCCTAAAATCAGGTGGGCATTAATCATCCCCAGGGGAAATATTGGTATTCGTACAATATCCAACTGTTCCATTGGCGCTCACCATCCTCGCAAGATCCAAGCTATCCCAGGAATATCTGAAACATTTCGAAATGCCTAGGTTGGGGCAAATCTCCGAGCGCCTCCCAGGGCACAGTACACAAGGGCAATCACCAGGCCACTGAGTAGCCCACCAATATGAGCGGCATTGGCAACCCCCACCCCAGTTAACAGCGTCACAATGCCCAGGGCACACAATAGCAGCCACACCAGGGCTACAGCGGGAATTCCCGCCGGTATATCCCGCCACAGAGGCTGAAAACGCTGTAAAACCAAAGCGAAACCCACCAAGGCATAAACGACGCCGGACATACCTCCAAACTTTACTCCAGATTGCCAAAAATACTGGGCCAGGTTGGAGGCGAGGGCACAGAGTAATACCAGCAGAATAAATACAACGCTCCCACTGCGAGCCTCGATGGGCCTGCCTAGAATCCAGATACCCAGGGCATTAAACAGCGCGTGGGGCAGGGAAAAATGCACAATCGCCGGAGTAAATAGTCTCCACCACTGCCCCTGCTCTAAATGCCAGGCCAGTGAGGACTGTGAAAATGGGTGCGCACCGCTCTGATCGGGATAAATCAGCAGGCCACTGCTTAAATTATTTACCTGCAGAAACCAGCCAAAAAAACACAGGGCTATCAACAAAAGACTGATGGGAGTCTTATCCAGGGGAAAGCTCGGCAAGACAGATACTGCATCGCTATTTTTTTTATCGGGATTATCTTCAGTAGCACCTGCCTGGGAGTCAGTTGTTGCCGCAGAGACCTGTGTTGCTTCGCTAACGGGCACCCCGTCTTCAATCCGCTGCATTTGCACTTGATCGAGATCCAGCTCTCCAGAATCCCAGCGTTGCAATAGAGGCTTAAGCATTTCCGCCAAACCTGCATCAGGACAGAGTAACAGCTGCTGATTTTTTTCCTCGGTGATACGTAGAGGTAATTGGTAGCGCTGAATAAACCGCGCAAGTGCACCGAGATCCTTGGATAGAGGGAAGCTATAAATAGAAATCCACTGACTCAATTCGGGAAACCTTTATTGGCAACTATTTCCGGCTATTTCAGATATGTGTTGCGGGCTTTATTTTTATGGCCATCGGTCAATTTCAAGCTGAGCGATGGGCAATTTAAGGTAAGTCCACACTAAACCGCCATAGCGCGCATGATGATACGCTTCTTTAACATGGGGCTGGCGTCCACCATGCTCAAGCCGGTATTGCGCAACCAGCGCCAATGCAGCTCGCCGGCACCGAACAAGGATTTGAAGGTGCTCATGGCCTTCAATGTAGCGGCATTGTCGCCACGGCGGCGGCGCTCGTAACGCGCCAAGACCGAGGCGTGTGCCGGTTCCAAACCGCGGGACAGTGCGCGGTCTATTTCATCGGTGAGGACACGCACATCCTGGAAGCCCAGGTTTACACCCTGCCCCGCCAGTGGGTGAATGCTGTGGGCAGCATCTCCAACCAGCACCGCGCCGGGCCCGCGATAGCGCTCTGCATGTCGCGCGCGCAAGGGGAAGGAGAAGCGTTCACTGACGGACTCCACTTTGCCAAGGCGACCCTCAATAGCCTTTTCAAGATTGAGGGCAAATGCCTGGTCGTCCAACATGAGCAGTTCGCTTGCGAGAGCATTATCCGCCGACCAGACCACGGCGCAGTGGTTGTCATCGCCGAGGCCCGCCAGGGGCAAGAAGGCCAGGGGGCCGCTTTGCATGAACCGCTGCCAGGCAGTGTGTCGATGGGACTTCTCACAGCGGGCCACACAGACCAAGGCGGTCTGGTGATAATCGGTTTCCTGGCAACGGATACGCAATAAATCGCGGACCTTGGAGCGGGCGCCATCTGCACCGATCAGTAGGCGAGTTTGCACGATTTCTGCCTGCTCCCGCAGACCTTCGACCCCGTCGGACTGCTCACCGCGCGGCTGTAAGTGCCAGAGCCCACAATCGCGCCACCAGCTTTCCAGGCGAAAGCCATTAACCAGCTCTACATTGGGCAGCGCCTCAAGCCGCGCGCGCAGAGCGGCGACGATAATATTATTCTCGACGATGTGTCCTAAATTGGGTAACTGCACATCGCGGCTATTGAAGCGCACCGAGCCCGTACCATCGGCATCCCAAACCCGCATTTCCACATAGGGGCAGGCCCGTTGCGCGGAGATTTCTTCCCAGGCTCCAACCTCTTCGAGTAGTTCACGAGACGCCTGAGTAAGTGCCACAACCCGCGGCTCATAATTATCGGACAGCTGCACTGTATTCTCGGGAGAGGCCTCCAACAGCGCCAGGCGCATCTTCGGGTGGCGCACAGCGAGCAGTGCAGCCTGAGCCATACCCACCATTCCCGCACCGACGATGGCAAAATCCAAACGGTGTCTATTCATATCTAACCATTTCCACTGTTATGCCCAACTTAGTGCCGATCCCGGTAATGAAGACCATGAAGGCTGTGAAAACAAAGCACCCAACCATTTCAGGCCCAGGACTAAAGCCCAAACCCTGCGGCCTGTCCGGCAAACTGCTGTCGCAGAGGCGGTACCAGTGTAAGACCAAGCATCCCCATTTGACGCACCACTTGTTGAAAAGGGTTGGCCGAGGAAAACAATGCCGGAATCCGGTCACTGAACCCCACTGTTAACTGCTGGTCGAGCCTGCGGTTTTCCCCATAGGCTGCCAAGCACTCCAACTGCCCCACGGTGCCGGACTCTACCTGCGGTCGCGCCAGTGCCTGGGCCAGGGCATAGCAATCGCGCAGGGTCAGATTGAATCCCTGACCCGCCACCGGGTGCAGGAAGTGAGCGCAATTACCCAACAACACTAGATTGCGCCGCCACTGCTCACGGGCCAGAGCCAGGCTGAGCGGGTAGCCCTGTAAGGCACCCGCCCTGACAAATCGACCGGCGCGCCATCCAAATTGCTGCTGCAGTCGTTTTAAGCGCTCCTGTTCCGGCAGTGCACAGATCGCATCCGCCTCCTCTTCCGCACAGGCCCAAACCAAAGCGGCGCGGTGTACCCCCTCACGCCGGGGCAGCGGCAACAGCGCCATCGGACCTGATGGGGTGAAACGCTCATAGGCAACGCCATCGTGGTCCCGCTGTAGAGCAACAGTAGTGACCAATGCCCGCTGCTGGTAATTTACTGTGTCAATTTCCATTCCCAGCTGCTTGCACAGAGGTGAATCCACGCCATCGGCGACGACCAGAAGTCCACAGCTCAGTAACTGTTCGGAGCCGTCATCCGCGCCTGTCCAGCACAAGTTAGCGCCTTCACTATTCATGCGCACCGAAGTTACCCGGGCTGGGGAGAGAAGCCTGACCGTGGTGTCATTCAAAGCATTGTGCAGGATGGGCCCCAGAGCCGCATTTTCGATGACAGCCCCTAGCATCCCAGCAAAACTGGCCTGCTTCTGAGTGCCAGCCGAAAGAGCGGTGCCAAAGGCATGGCCCCGGTCACTCACCTGGATACGTCTGATAGGCGCGCTGTACTCCTGCAGGGCAGGCCATAGACCCAGCTGCTGGAAAAGCTGCAAACTACCGGCAGCAATCGCGGTGGCACGGGTATCAAAGCTGGGCAATTGCACGCTGGCAGAGGCATCGGGCAGAGATCTCTGTTCCAGCAACCGGACACTGAGGTGAGGGCAATAATGTGCCAGCATCAGTGCCAGGCTGGCCCCAGCCATGCCGCCACCGACAATAGCCACATCCACCCGCTCTAGCCGCTCACTCATAAAATTCTCCCCCTGCTCAGTGCCCGCAATAGCTTTGCGCACTGAAAAATAAAATCTCGAAATACATTAACGGGTCAGTAAATCCCGCCCGTGGCGCATGGTGTATTCAATATCGGCCACGGTTTTTGGTGCGGCCTCAGAAAGCACTCTCACCCCATCGGCAGTAAGCGCGACATCATCCTCGATGCGAATCCCCATACCGCGAAATTCGGAAGGAATCCGCTCATCGTTTGCCGGAATATAAATACCAGGCTCTATGGTCATCACCATGCCCGCTTCCAGGTGCCGCCAGGCCCCTTGCACCCGGTAATCGCCCACATCGTGCACATCCATTCCCAGCCAGTGCCCGACGCGGTGCATATAAAAGCGTTGGTAAGCGCCTGAATCTATCAGTTCGCGTAAGTTCCCTTGCAACAACCCCAAGTCCAGCAAGCCGCGTGCGATCACTTCAACACTGGCCGCATGTGGCTGATCCCAATGGTTGCCCACACGTACCTGCTCCATCGCCGCGGCCTGTGCCGCCAGGACGATTTCATATACGGCCTTTTGCGCGCCGCTAAAGCGGCCATTGACGGGGTAGGTTCGGGTGATATCGGCGACATAGCCCTGGTATTCACAACCCGCATCCACCAACACCAGGTCGCCATCACGCATCCGCGCCTTGTTACTGCAGTAGTGCATGATAAGCGCATTGTGACCACTGCCGACTATTGTCGGGTAGGCCGTTTCCCGCGCACCAGCGTCCATAAAGCTGTGTAAGAGAGCCGCCTCCAACTGGTATTCATAGAGTCCCGACTGGCAGCGCGCCATGGCGCAGCGATGTGCCGCAGCACTAATCTCACCGGCGCGGGCCAGCAAATCCAACTCCCGCTCGCTCTTTATCAGGCGCAGCTCGCGCAGCTGATAATCCAGGTCCACCATTTCCGGCGCGCCATTGCTGGAAGGCGCCTCCTCAATCGCTTGTAGGTAGCCCCGCAAACGTCGATCCAGATGGGCATAGCGCCCCATGGGAAAGTAAATACGCTCTCGCCCTTCCAGCAATCCAGGCAGGATATCGTCGAGATCGCCGATGGGAAAAGCATCCGAAAGACCAAATTGAGCCACGGCGCGCTCGGGCCCCAAGCGCGGCCCCTCCCAAAGCTCTTTTTCCGCATCGCGCTCGCGACAAAACAGCAGAGTGTCCCCCTGACTGCGGCCGGGTAAAAGCACCAGTAAGGATTCCGGCTCATCAAAGCCGGTTAAATAGAGAAAATCGCTATCCTGCCGAAACGGGAAGAAGGTATCGCGGGAGCGCAGCTGCTCCCCGGCCGAGGAGATAATCGCCAGACTATTCGGCACCAGCTCAGCCATTAAGTGGGCGCGGCGACGGGCATACTCCACCATGCTAATCACTGGATCTTTTACGCGTTCGCTGTGACTCATCAGTGAACGGTGGGGCCACTGCCGGAGTGGCTTCCACGCACTTCGGTAAAAATATTGAGCACCGCAACCCGTACATATTCCTGCAGTTCAATTAATTGCTGTTCGGTTTCCTCACTCTCTTCAACATGATCGGCATCCACCTGTGAGATGGCACCGATATCTTTGAGCGCTTCCTCACTGGTGGGCTGCAGCTTCACCTTGGCACTGCCAACGCCAAACCCGTGCAGAAAACCCTCACACCAATGCCCCAAAGCCAGGGCTCGGCTGACAATATCTTCGTCATCACAGAGGACCAGCTGGAAAGAAAAATCCGAACCGCCCAGTTGCTTGCGGCTTTCCTCTGCCAATTGCAACAAATCCCGATCCAGATCCGCCGGCACCGCCTCCAAATCGAGTAACTCCGCCAGTTCTTTCTGCCAGCGCTTTTTATCCGGTTCGGCCCCGGCAGCCAATACACCACAGGTAAAGCCGTGTAACTCGCTGGGGTCCACCTGGCCACCAGCGGAGAGGATGGCGTTTGCGAGCTGCTCAAATCGGTTGTTTTCTGAAGTCATGTTTACCGCACAGTTTTTCTTAATCGGAATGGATTCGATGCGCTGCGGTGGCAGCAACAGGCCTGAGAACTGGGTCCTCGGCACAATTTTGTGATTGTTCGCGCAAGTGGAGCGATTGACCCACCATTTCGCCGGCAATATAGTAGCGGAATCCCTCGCAGTCTGTCGTGTTGCGAACCCAGACGTAGACCTCAAACGCAGGAAATATGGATAAGCTGCAAGCGTTAGAAAGCACCGTAGATTCACTGATCGCCCGCTGCCAACAGCTGGCCAATGACAATCGTGAACTGCGCCGGCAGGAAGCCGATTGGCTACGCGAACGCCAGCGCTTAATTAAAAATAATGAGGCCGCCCGCTCGCGGGTCGAAGCCATGATTAATCGTCTCAAAGGGCTAACGCAAGAATCCTAATGGCTGACACTGCATTAACTTCTGAAACCGTCACTGTTTCTATTCTCGGCAAAGAGTACCGTGTTGCCTGTGCCGACAGTGAGCGCGCTGGACTGTTGGCTTCCGCACAATTACTTAATGAGCGCATGTCTCGAATCCGCAGCACTGGCAGCGTCATCGGCGCAGAGCGTATCGCGGTAATGGCCGCACTCAATATTGCCCACGAGCTGATTCAGGCGAAAGCGGAACTGAGCAGTATCCCGCTACAGAAAGAAATTTTAGAGCGGTTGCAGAACAAGGTACAAGGCGCCTTGAGTGATACCGACCCAGAGAGTAAGGGACAGTCATAACTCTTTTAGGGTAGCGAGACAAAACATCAGAATTTGCGGTTAACAGCCCCCCTTTCAACAAGTTATAATTGGTACATACCCTGGGGTGTTGGCCAGCAGACTATGTCCTTGAGCCGATAATCTTACCCTGGTGGTTTCCAGCGGGTGCTGGTGCGCAGGTCCGCCATGCAGCGGAAAGCCTTATGTACTCCGGAGACCGCCACCTTGAACCTTACGGTTCAAGGCTCCGTCTACAGCCGCATACTCGGGGTTCCCATTTCTTTTCCAGTACTCCCCCAATTGATGAGCGAAAATAAAACGCAACTGCGCCGGCGAATGCGTGCAGGGCGAAGGCAGCTCAGCGCCTATCAGCAACGCTTGCACGGACGCGCGGCAATCACACTCTTGAGCCGGATCCCACAGATGAAGCGCGCCCGCCATATTGGTATCTACTGGCCAATGGATGGTGAGCTGGATATACGCCCGTTGTTGCAACGCTTTCCCGAGAAATACTTTTACTTACCAGTATTACCTGTGGAACCGCATCCGCATCTAGGTTTTAAGCAGTGGAATGGCGGCCCACTACCTTTTCGCAACCGGTTCGATATTCCCGAGCCAGTGCGAAGCCCCAGTCGTGCCGCGGGGCTATTGGATCTGGTGCTTGTGCCCTTGGTAGCTTTCGACCCCAATGGCGCTCGCCTGGGCATGGGGGCAGGTTTTTACGATCGCACTTTTGAGCATAAACAGCTGTTGCCCGGAAGCGGTCCACAGCTAATTGGCGCCGCCCACCAATTGCAGTGTGTGCAACAACTGCCGACAGATAACTGGGATATTCCCCTCGATATGGTGGTGACAGAGCAGCGTATCTATCGCTGCCGGTAGAGGATACAACGGAAATACTCTGGCGCACCTCGCCCAGCCTTCACCCGGATAACTCAATTACGACACAGAGAACAAAAAAAGGCCGGACACCAAAGGTATCCGGCCTTTTTTGTTGTGCTCGGGCAGAGCGCCCCCCGGCATCAGCCTAACGGGTAACCACTCCCTGTTGCAGAGCCGCTGGCGGTTCCTTTTCCGAGGCAAACACCTCGGTCAAACCACTAGTGCTCAGCAGAACGCCCGCGACAAAGACAACCACAGCGATTGTCAGCGCATCGGCTTTCATTGGGACCATCCTGTACGATCAATTTTTTTGTTATATGCGTTTCACTTCGCTTAAGACCAAAGCTATAGCAAAAGTTCCACGACAAAAGAAGATACTCAACAATCGTCGGAATAGTAACCGTTTGTTGAATATTTTCTGCGTTTTTTGTCGCATTTTTGCACAAGGAAGTTCGACAAAACTAATGGGCTGGTCTACGGGAGGAAAACTTGCTGAGAAATCTTACTCAACAAGCTCCCTGGTCGGGTTCAGTTACCCAGAAAAAAGCGGTAAGCGGGGTTTTCAGTTTCATCCCAAAAAGG encodes:
- a CDS encoding TIGR02449 family protein, producing MDKLQALESTVDSLIARCQQLANDNRELRRQEADWLRERQRLIKNNEAARSRVEAMINRLKGLTQES
- a CDS encoding 5-formyltetrahydrofolate cyclo-ligase, which encodes MSENKTQLRRRMRAGRRQLSAYQQRLHGRAAITLLSRIPQMKRARHIGIYWPMDGELDIRPLLQRFPEKYFYLPVLPVEPHPHLGFKQWNGGPLPFRNRFDIPEPVRSPSRAAGLLDLVLVPLVAFDPNGARLGMGAGFYDRTFEHKQLLPGSGPQLIGAAHQLQCVQQLPTDNWDIPLDMVVTEQRIYRCR
- a CDS encoding UPF0149 family protein, which translates into the protein MPRTQFSGLLLPPQRIESIPIKKNCAVNMTSENNRFEQLANAILSAGGQVDPSELHGFTCGVLAAGAEPDKKRWQKELAELLDLEAVPADLDRDLLQLAEESRKQLGGSDFSFQLVLCDDEDIVSRALALGHWCEGFLHGFGVGSAKVKLQPTSEEALKDIGAISQVDADHVEESEETEQQLIELQEYVRVAVLNIFTEVRGSHSGSGPTVH
- a CDS encoding cell division protein ZapA, encoding MADTALTSETVTVSILGKEYRVACADSERAGLLASAQLLNERMSRIRSTGSVIGAERIAVMAALNIAHELIQAKAELSSIPLQKEILERLQNKVQGALSDTDPESKGQS
- a CDS encoding aminopeptidase P N-terminal domain-containing protein translates to MSHSERVKDPVISMVEYARRRAHLMAELVPNSLAIISSAGEQLRSRDTFFPFRQDSDFLYLTGFDEPESLLVLLPGRSQGDTLLFCRERDAEKELWEGPRLGPERAVAQFGLSDAFPIGDLDDILPGLLEGRERIYFPMGRYAHLDRRLRGYLQAIEEAPSSNGAPEMVDLDYQLRELRLIKSERELDLLARAGEISAAAHRCAMARCQSGLYEYQLEAALLHSFMDAGARETAYPTIVGSGHNALIMHYCSNKARMRDGDLVLVDAGCEYQGYVADITRTYPVNGRFSGAQKAVYEIVLAAQAAAMEQVRVGNHWDQPHAASVEVIARGLLDLGLLQGNLRELIDSGAYQRFYMHRVGHWLGMDVHDVGDYRVQGAWRHLEAGMVMTIEPGIYIPANDERIPSEFRGMGIRIEDDVALTADGVRVLSEAAPKTVADIEYTMRHGRDLLTR
- the ubiH gene encoding 2-octaprenyl-6-methoxyphenyl hydroxylase — its product is MSERLERVDVAIVGGGMAGASLALMLAHYCPHLSVRLLEQRSLPDASASVQLPSFDTRATAIAAGSLQLFQQLGLWPALQEYSAPIRRIQVSDRGHAFGTALSAGTQKQASFAGMLGAVIENAALGPILHNALNDTTVRLLSPARVTSVRMNSEGANLCWTGADDGSEQLLSCGLLVVADGVDSPLCKQLGMEIDTVNYQQRALVTTVALQRDHDGVAYERFTPSGPMALLPLPRREGVHRAALVWACAEEEADAICALPEQERLKRLQQQFGWRAGRFVRAGALQGYPLSLALAREQWRRNLVLLGNCAHFLHPVAGQGFNLTLRDCYALAQALARPQVESGTVGQLECLAAYGENRRLDQQLTVGFSDRIPALFSSANPFQQVVRQMGMLGLTLVPPLRQQFAGQAAGFGL